tcttaaatgttttcaaaacgagtcagttaaattgtagttaccagtgtatactgacgtattttcctaaaggttgatttgacaggtacttatcgaaataggctggagctatagggtgttgtagaggatattgcaaatcccatagatacccggagcctgtagtttttgttttcttgtactttatgatccgcctgtggatcttattacattccagtctgtattattcttgtactcgaacatcgacagacaatatggtttgtaatagtttatttacccagccttccgctgtgctatattattgtgtgtgttgacaatgatgatatcaactacgtcacgatactccccaccgggcccaccggtaatatgtggaatattggggtgtgacaggttggtatcagagccaacattgagtgaattaaagaCTAAcacttttgtgtttaatctcaatgacacaataagcacattccttagactctcgAGTCTAGGAAAATGACCTAGGATGCATCTTTATCTTTCCTATGTTattattatgttttgttttacttttgttctcttgtttcaACAGGAAGTTAACCATCATACCTCCAAGACTACGAGGACAAGGCAAGGGTCCCATGCGTGGGGGACCTTCATCAGCTGGACCATCACACACACGCACTCCATCGGCGTCTCTATCTTCCTCCAACTCTCACGATATGTGGGGTCAACCGTATGAGCCGGCAAGACACTCAGTCTCGCTAAGCTCTTCGCCATCTTTTCATCCGTCTTTCGGACCATTTGCTCCAATCGAGCCCGAACACTCTCACCATTCTGATCAATCTCACCATTCACATGAATCTTATCATTCATACCACTCGTTGCAATCCCATTCATTTCACCACTCTGACTCCCCCTATTCTCCGGGACAGTTTAACCCAGCTGACTATGTTAATGACTTCCTTGGCTATAACCCATTGGGCCCTGAGGACCATTTCTCTCAGGAAATGGAGATGGATGATGACCCCGACCCGGAGATGCAAACAGGAACCCCGGGCCACCCTATCAGCATATCTAGTGGGTCTCCGTTTCAAGGATCCCCTTACCGTGGACCCGACTCCTTCCAAGAGAAGATGGCTACCTATGACTGGTTCTTTACTCCATCTTATCATAGCTCTCCGGCTCAACCACCTTTGGAAGATCCTCAACTTCAAGctgtctcaccaccaccactcccggTAGAGGAGCCACcgcagcagccaccgcagccaccTCCCGAGCCTCCGAGGCGAAGGAGGAACGCACGCATGTCCGTAAGAGGAGGACCCCGTTTCAGTTCTCCTCGAGGTTCGAGTTCCTATCCCCCTATTCCAGAGGACCCCCAGTTGGGTGGACCCTCAAACGCGGCACCGGAGGCTGATCCTCCGCAAGCTTCTTATGCACCACCTATGCCGCCTGTGGgatttgataacccaatcccgaCGTACCCAGGTTCTTCCGGGTACAATCGTTATGGAGACCCGTCGGGATATCCATTGGGCTATGGAACTCATGACCCATATCTTACGGCTGCGCAGTATCACCACCTTTATCCTTCTACTTACCCTCCTATGCCTCCAACTGACTACCCAATTCAGGGTTATCAGTATCCTCCGTATCAGCCACCTCCTTCCCAGCAActacagcagcagcaacaaacTCAGGAAATCTTAGAGAGGTTGGATAAGGTTGAGCATAAGACCAAGAATAACAAGGAGAGGCATACTAGCTTCATGAAAGGCCTCGCCAACCTTATCAAAGGGAAGAAGAAATAGAGggttgttttgtttcttgtttattgtaatcatgtccctgcgtggacatttgtttGATTTCTGTATCAAGTCCCTGCGTAGACTTATTTTCATTTCTGTATACCCCTGCACGGGTAGTTTGTCTTTTcttaagtcccgtttagggcggttGTATTCGTTTTCTTCGTAATAAAGTTTTAACTTTGGTTTTAATTGTGTATTTTATTACACCATGTTATCTCTTTTTCAATTTATAATTAATCTGCCAAAGAAactcttagaggtataacctagccaaagtattaattggctatgatggtacaacctttttaagataGTACATCTCTGTTAACATCTAAATATATGTTAACATTCCTAGCGATGTGGTACGAGAAACCACACAAGCTTCCAAAAGGATACTTGGATCCTTTCAAATCACATAAAGCCAAAATGATCAATGCGAATCATGGCTAGTAAACATCAATATGATGTATACACCGagacatccatttgagatgcatGCTTTTAAGCAAAGGTGTAAAAATGACAATGAAAGTAatttataaacttcttgtcaaaaaggcgATGAACTTTGTTCAACCCTTAAAAGATCACCGATCCTAGAGATCGTTAGATAGATCTTAACACGTCCTTATGACAAGCTTCCTAAGCTATTTAAATGTCCTTCGAGACGAGTTTCATGATAAATAAAATGTCTTTCACGACATTGGCAGTTGTGAAATTTCTATCTTTCCCCTGTCTAATAATGTGTAGAATAATGCATTATGTAAACTTTTAGTTATGGCTTGAATGGTCtaaatggtttaataataccatgaccattggatcatcaatgcgatgaatctatatgtaatttaaatattattattgtttatattATCGCATTCAGAAATGGCTGGCTCAGACGAAGTAAACAGTCATCCAGCACAGGGCAACACCAGAATCAATATTACTGGTGCCGAATTGCAAGCTTTAATCACCGCTGCAGTCTCTCAAGCGGTAGATGCTAAGTTTAAGGAGCCGAGTATTGTTCGGTCTCAAACTCACTCAAAAACCCATTCTCAGTCACATACTCACAAGAAGAGTGAGTCAGTGCATTCATCTAACCAGGGTAGTATACCCAAGAGGCAGGTAGATCTTGAGCCGACCCCTAGGTACACCAAGGGttgtacctacaagtattttgtttCCTGTAAACCGATGGATTTTACAGGAGAAAAAGGGGCGATAGACTGTATGaagtggttagatgagatggagaCGGTGATAGACATTAGCGGTTGCGCAAAGGAAGATGTAGTTATGTTTGTCTCCCAATCTTTTAAGGGCGATGCCCTTACATGGTGGAAAGCACTTGTACAGTCCACCGGGAAGGTCCGTTTGTATAACCTTTCCTGGGAGAAGTTTGTCGATCTGGTTAAGGACACTTATTGTCCTCAGCACGAAGTAGAGCGCGTAGAGACTGATTTTGTCACCCTCGTGATGAACGATCTAGATTATAGATCCTATGTGACTAGTTTCAATTCCATGTCTAGACTGGTGCCGTATTTAGTCACACCTGAGCCTAAGCGCATTGcgcgttttatcggtggtttagcccctgAAGATAAGGGGAATGTTAAGGCTTCAAGCCTGCCACCTATAGATCCGCAGTGGATCTATCACTATCCCTCAGTTTGGATATTGTGAGGAGCAGGGCGAAAAAACACACTGAAGAGGGGAAGAGGAAAAGAGAGGATGATCAGTCCTCTCAGTCAAATAAGAAAGGAAAAGGGAACTCTGGTTCTAAGAAAGGGCAGACTGGTGACAAGCCCAGATGCAAGACTTGCCATAAGAGGCACTTTGGCAAGTGCAACGGGGACCCACAGGCCAAACCGTGTGGGATTTGCAAGAAGAAAGGGCACAAGTCTGTTGAGTGCCGAaacatcaaggatgcaacctgttatggttgcaatgaaaaggggcatatcaagaccaattgccccaagaatgcgaagaagcctgaagaggctaaGAAGAACAATGCCCGAGTGTTCCAGATGCAGGCACGGGAAGCGGTGACCGATGAtaacgtcataacaggtaccttcctcatcaataatatttatgctagagtcttatttgattccggtgctgataagtcctttgtagatcataagttctgtaagttattgaatttgcctattaagactctagacataaaatatgaggtagaactcgctgatggtaccttagaatccgcctcaactcttcttgatggatgttcaatatccattaagaaccattctatCCCGCTGTCCCTcctgccaatgaaattggctggttttgatatagttttaggcatggattggttgtcgcataaccaagcccaaattgcctgtgATAAAAAGCTTATCATTATCAAAACCCCCTCCGGTGAGTCAGTCACTATCCAAGGAGACACGCAATATGGGTTGCCAAGAAATGTGTCTATCCTTAAGGTATCCTAGTGTTTGAAGGGTGGATGTGTCATTCACATGGCACAAGTGACGGTGAATGATCCAAAGCCAAAGATTGAGGATATTCCAATTATTTCAGAATATCcagatgtctttcctgacgagttacctggattacctcctgagaggcaagtggaattcaggatagaTATCCTTCCAGGATCTGCGCCTATTGCACGAGCTCCATATCGCCTAGCGCCTACCGAAATGAAAGAGCTCAGAACTCAACTGGATGAGTTATTGGAAAAAGGTTTCATTCAacccagctcttcgccttggggagctccaattctgtctgtgaagaagaaggacggatcaatgcgtttatgcattgattaccgggaactgaataaggtaacgatcaagaatcgttatcctttacccaggatcgatgacttgttcgatcaactccaaggagcgagttacttctcaaagatagatttgagatctgggtatcatcaacttaaaGTTCGAACCGAAGATGTTTCGAAGACGGCATTCAGAACAAGATATGGACACtttgagttcttagtgatgccttttgggctcactaatgcgcctgcagcattcatggacctcatgaatagagtctgcaaaccctatttagataagtttgtcattgtttttatagacgacatacttatcTACTCGCGTAGCCAAGTGGAGCATGAAAAGCACCTACGATGTATTTTAGAACTGCTTCGACAGGAGAAgttatatgccaaattctctaagtgtgaattttggcttcgcaaagtccagttccttggacatgtggtcagtgaACACGGTATTCAAGTAGATCCTGCCAAAGTAGAGGCTGTAATGAATTGGGAAGCGCCTAAGACAcctacagaaattcgcagctttctgggtttagcaggatattataggagattcattgagaacttctcaagaatagctGCACCATTGACTTCCTTAACCCGTAAGAATGTGAAACTTGTCTGGGGTcccaagcagcaggaatccttcgagaCTTTAAAGCAAAGATTGAGCAACGCTCCGGTTTTGTCACTACCAGAAGGAGTTGAAGACTTTGttgtttactgcgatgcttcacaCACTAGCATagggtgtgtacttatgcagcgaGGCAATGTAATTGCTTACGCAtcgcgacagctaaaggtgcacgaaaagaattacaccacccatgatttggaattgggtgccgttgtattcgcactaaagttgtggagacactatttgtatggaacAAAACGTGTAATCTActcggatcacaaaagtctccaacatttgttcaataaaagaactcaatatgagacaacgtcgttggatggaaacgttaaatgattatgattgcaaaattcgctaccatcccggtaaggcgaatgtggtcgcagaTGCTCTAAGCCGGAAGGAAAGAGTTAAGCCGATTAGGATCAATGCAAAGAGCATTGAGttgaagaataatttgaatgaaagactGTTGGCTGCACAAAAAGATGCCATATTGGAAGATAATCTTCCaaatgaaaagttaggtgtaTCTGCTGAACAGTTAACACCTGGAAGAGATGGAATTCTTAGAATGAACGgcagaatttgggttcctattcaaggaggacttcgggatgtgatccttcaggaagcccataaTTCCACGTATTCAGTTCACCCGGgaggtgacaagatgtatcaagacctaaaggcaaattattggtggataggtttaaagaaatctattgccacccATGTAGCTAAGTGCCTAACATGCGCTcagattaaagctgaacatcaaaagccatcaggtgtTCTACAACAGCCGgaacttcccacttggaaatgggaaatggtaaccatggatttcatcaccaagttacctaaaacaagacacggaaatgacactatatgggttatagttgatagactgacgaagtcagcacatttcttacccatcaaggagactcatagctccgataagttagcccagttatatgtcgataagattgtagctcttcatggagtatcggtggctattatctctgatagagatactagatacacctctcacttttggaaaagtttccaacaatctttgggctctcgtttgaattttagtactgcttaccatccccAGACTGATggccagagtgagcgtactattcaaaccttggaagacatgcttcgtgcgtgtgttattgatttgggtggtagttgggatgaccacctgccattgattgagttctcctataacaatagttatcataccagtattcaggctgcgccttttgaggcactatatggtaggaaatgcagaacgcctgtctgttgggcagaagtaggagaagctcagatATCAGGACCAGATATAGCCCTTGAAACGACGGATAAAATTTTCCAAATTCGagatcgcctaaaagctgccagggataagcagaaaagctatgctgacatgaggcgaaaacctctaaagtttgaagtaggcgataaagtgttattaaaagtatcaccctggaaaggtgtgatgtgTTTTAGTAAAAAGGGCAAGTTAAGCCctagatatatcggaccattcgagatcctCGAATGTGTTGGCAGTGTAGCATATAGGCTAAGATTGCCAGAGGAGCTGAGTGGAATTCATGATGTGTTCCACgtttgtaatctcaagaaatgtttagctgatgaatatctagcaatgtctcataaagacgtgCAAGTTGATAAAAGATTGAGATTCATTGAGAAGCCTACAACAATTGAGGATCGGCAAGTCaagaagctccgaagaaagtatgtaccgatagtaaaggttaaatgggatgctcgtagaggtcccgaatatacgtgggaagttaaGTCCACTAtgaaacagaagtaccctcacttgttccagtaaatctcggggtcgagatttcttttaagggggtgaggatgtaacaccacgtaaaaacgtgtccaattatacatagacacgtgtcctaaacttcggtgatgtgaaagattgagtttaaGGAACTAAAGTTGACAACTAGTGAAAATATGCAaacgaaaggactaaaagtgtcaatatgccaaacttgagcctctgaatgaccacacgtgaagaaaatattcttaaTTGAGTGATTGATTGGATAtgcgaagccgtttgtgaaaataatcggaagattataaattacaagggttagaagtgtcaatatgtcaattctgacctctgagtggccttttaacg
The sequence above is drawn from the Helianthus annuus cultivar XRQ/B chromosome 12, HanXRQr2.0-SUNRISE, whole genome shotgun sequence genome and encodes:
- the LOC110893166 gene encoding leucine-rich repeat extensin-like protein 5, with product MRGGPSSAGPSHTRTPSASLSSSNSHDMWGQPYEPARHSVSLSSSPSFHPSFGPFAPIEPEHSHHSDQSHHSHESYHSYHSLQSHSFHHSDSPYSPGQFNPADYVNDFLGYNPLGPEDHFSQEMEMDDDPDPEMQTGTPGHPISISSGSPFQGSPYRGPDSFQEKMATYDWFFTPSYHSSPAQPPLEDPQLQAVSPPPLPVEEPPQQPPQPPPEPPRRRRNARMSVRGGPRFSSPRGSSSYPPIPEDPQLGGPSNAAPEADPPQASYAPPMPPVGFDNPIPTYPGSSGYNRYGDPSGYPLGYGTHDPYLTAAQYHHLYPSTYPPMPPTDYPIQGYQYPPYQPPPSQQLQQQQQTQEILERLDKVEHKTKNNKERHTSFMKGLANLIKGKKK